A genomic segment from Pseudomonas sp. S09G 359 encodes:
- a CDS encoding LysR family transcriptional regulator codes for MDTLQNMRAFSCVAEAGSFTAAAVQLDTTTANVSRAVSNLEAHLQTRLLNRTTRRIALTEAGKRYLLRCEQILAYVEEAEAEASDAHARPAGQLKVHTMTGIGQHFVIDAIARYRRTHPDVTFDLTLANRVPDLLDEGYDVSIVLASELPDSGFVSQRLGITYSIACASPDYVKAKGCAQRPHDLLNHACLRLVSPVIQLDKWTFNGPEGQESVAINTSPFLVNSADAMKTAITSGMGVGLLPVYAAIEGLRNGTLVRVMPNYRSQELNLYAIYPSRQYLDAKIKTWVEYLRGSLPEILAAHQAELVAYELSGSLSGARLAN; via the coding sequence ATGGACACTTTGCAAAACATGCGCGCCTTCAGTTGCGTGGCCGAAGCTGGCAGCTTCACCGCCGCCGCCGTGCAACTGGACACCACCACTGCCAACGTCTCGCGCGCGGTCTCCAACCTGGAGGCCCATCTGCAAACCCGTTTGCTCAACCGCACCACCCGACGCATTGCCCTCACCGAGGCGGGTAAACGCTACCTGCTGCGCTGTGAGCAGATCCTGGCTTACGTCGAAGAGGCCGAGGCCGAAGCCAGTGACGCCCACGCGCGCCCCGCCGGGCAGTTGAAAGTGCACACCATGACCGGCATCGGCCAGCATTTCGTCATCGACGCCATCGCCCGCTACCGCCGCACCCATCCAGACGTCACCTTCGACCTGACCCTGGCCAACCGCGTGCCGGACCTGCTCGACGAGGGCTACGACGTGTCCATCGTGCTGGCCAGTGAACTGCCGGACTCGGGGTTTGTGTCGCAGCGGCTGGGCATCACTTACAGCATTGCGTGTGCATCGCCGGATTACGTGAAAGCCAAGGGGTGTGCGCAACGGCCGCATGACTTGCTCAACCATGCGTGTTTGCGCCTGGTGAGCCCGGTGATCCAGTTGGACAAGTGGACGTTCAATGGGCCGGAAGGCCAGGAAAGTGTGGCGATTAATACGTCGCCGTTCCTGGTGAATTCGGCGGATGCGATGAAGACCGCGATCACCAGTGGCATGGGCGTCGGCTTGCTGCCGGTGTACGCTGCCATCGAAGGCCTGCGCAACGGCACCCTGGTGCGGGTGATGCCCAACTACCGTTCCCAGGAGCTGAACCTGTACGCCATCTACCCATCGCGCCAGTATCTGGATGCGAAGATCAAGACCTGGGTGGAATATTTGCGCGGCTCGTTGCCGGAGATTCTGGCGGCGCATCAGGCGGAACTGGTGGCGTATGAGTTGAGTGGCAGCCTCAGTGGGGCTCGCCTGGCGAACTGA